One window from the genome of Desulforamulus ruminis DSM 2154 encodes:
- a CDS encoding ATP-binding protein: MKQLLILSGKGGTGKTTIAGAFITLSGARAYADCDVDAPNLHLLLGHGSEPKQTDYFGLSKAEIDPSRCTSCGRCRQHCRFGAILAGSAAYKIDLYACEGCGVCQAVCPADAVSLVPAVAGELMLHAGDGRTFSTARLKMGSGTSGMLVTEVKKQMKAALPGAELAIIDGSPGIGCPVIASMSGVDMVLIVAEPSVSGISDMERIVKTAEGFGTKTAVCINKYDTNKENSEKIMEFCMKRRLPFTGRIPFDKQAVRAVNHGQAIVEIDCAAGRAVREVFNRAIALLYKESDVDGV; the protein is encoded by the coding sequence GTGAAGCAACTGCTTATTCTCAGCGGTAAGGGCGGCACCGGAAAAACAACTATTGCCGGTGCGTTCATTACCCTTTCAGGAGCAAGAGCATATGCCGATTGCGACGTGGACGCCCCCAACCTTCATCTGCTCCTGGGACATGGGTCCGAACCAAAACAAACGGACTATTTCGGCTTGTCCAAAGCCGAAATTGATCCAAGCCGTTGCACTTCATGCGGCCGATGCCGACAGCACTGCCGGTTTGGCGCTATTTTGGCAGGCAGCGCGGCATATAAAATAGATTTATATGCCTGTGAGGGCTGTGGGGTGTGTCAGGCGGTTTGCCCTGCGGATGCTGTCTCTCTTGTGCCCGCCGTTGCGGGCGAATTAATGCTGCACGCCGGTGACGGCAGGACGTTCTCCACAGCCCGGCTTAAGATGGGCAGCGGAACCTCCGGAATGTTGGTTACGGAGGTAAAAAAGCAGATGAAAGCAGCCTTGCCCGGCGCTGAACTGGCAATAATCGATGGATCGCCCGGCATCGGCTGCCCCGTCATCGCCTCCATGAGCGGAGTGGATATGGTTTTAATTGTGGCGGAGCCTTCCGTATCGGGCATTAGCGATATGGAACGCATTGTTAAAACGGCGGAGGGCTTCGGGACAAAAACAGCGGTTTGTATCAACAAGTACGACACTAATAAAGAAAATTCAGAAAAAATCATGGAATTTTGTATGAAACGGAGATTGCCCTTTACCGGCAGGATCCCGTTTGACAAGCAAGCGGTTAGGGCAGTTAACCATGGGCAGGCCATCGTCGAAATTGACTGCGCGGCGGGGCGCGCTGTAAGAGAAGTTTTTAATCGGGCAATAGCGCTACTCTACAAGGAAAGCGACGTCGACGGCGTATGA
- a CDS encoding NifB/NifX family molybdenum-iron cluster-binding protein yields MTKIAVASEKELVTGHFGHCRNFYIFEVEKGRIIKSESVPNPGHKPGFLPNFLNDMGVKVIISGGMGGSAIDIFNEKGIEVITGAAGNARTAAEQYLQETLRSTGAVCHEHRHHAECGEH; encoded by the coding sequence ATGACTAAAATAGCGGTGGCAAGCGAAAAAGAACTGGTAACCGGACATTTTGGACATTGCAGAAATTTTTATATTTTTGAGGTGGAGAAGGGCCGGATTATAAAAAGCGAATCTGTTCCAAATCCCGGACACAAACCCGGTTTTCTGCCGAATTTCTTAAACGATATGGGTGTAAAGGTTATTATATCCGGAGGCATGGGCGGCAGCGCGATAGATATTTTCAACGAAAAGGGCATTGAAGTGATTACCGGGGCAGCAGGAAACGCCAGAACCGCAGCAGAACAGTATCTACAGGAAACACTTCGTTCAACCGGAGCGGTTTGTCATGAGCACCGGCATCATGCTGAATGCGGTGAGCACTAA
- the lexA gene encoding transcriptional repressor LexA: MLSSREEDVLKVIIENVKQKGYPPSVREIGEAVGLSSSSTVHSYLKRLEQKGYLRRDPTKPRAIEVIGLDYERETQSFSKTIEAQADNEELVTVPLLGQVAAGVPLLAVENFDDQLTLPRSFTGFGEFFMLKVRGDSMIEAGILENDLVLVRRQEAVNNGDIAVALLEDEATVKRFYKEENIIRLQPENSLLSPIYAKEVKVLGRVIGLMRKI; encoded by the coding sequence ATGTTAAGCTCCCGTGAAGAAGACGTATTAAAAGTCATCATAGAAAACGTTAAACAAAAAGGATATCCTCCGTCCGTTCGGGAAATTGGAGAAGCCGTCGGGTTGTCCTCCAGTTCTACCGTTCATTCCTATTTAAAACGTTTAGAGCAAAAGGGATACTTGAGAAGAGATCCTACCAAGCCCCGGGCCATTGAGGTTATCGGACTGGATTATGAACGGGAGACACAGTCTTTCAGTAAAACCATAGAAGCGCAGGCGGATAATGAAGAGTTGGTAACGGTGCCGCTGCTGGGCCAGGTGGCTGCCGGGGTGCCGCTGCTGGCAGTGGAAAATTTCGATGATCAACTGACCCTTCCTCGCTCCTTTACGGGCTTTGGTGAATTTTTTATGTTAAAGGTGCGTGGGGATAGTATGATTGAAGCGGGAATTCTGGAAAATGATCTGGTTTTGGTCAGACGGCAGGAAGCGGTAAATAACGGGGATATTGCGGTGGCCTTGCTGGAAGACGAGGCTACGGTGAAGCGCTTTTATAAAGAAGAAAATATCATTCGCTTACAACCGGAAAACAGTTTATTATCGCCCATTTATGCCAAAGAGGTTAAAGTCCTTGGCCGGGTGATCGGTTTAATGAGAAAAATATAA
- a CDS encoding sigma-54 interaction domain-containing protein, translated as MLPLIMISAILDSVQEAIEVTDPQGNIIYVNPAFCRITGIPFEVRTKENIYNISPDGALALALRTGKPVSGYRTKVGGSNAEVISNAVPIIVNQETLGAVVIFQHITDIIKLTDELKRSTSIIRDLSTKFGQVTESKYTFNHVIGSSPALKDCIKIATMAAKSCSTVLLLGESGTGKELFAHAIHHASPRREKPFIAINCAAIPDALLESELFGYVRGAFTGAMKDKIGKFELAHSGTLFLDEIGDMNLLLQAKLLRVLQEREFERVGDTRTNPIDVRIIAATNRNLKHLVREGKFREDLYYRLNVVEIVLPPLRERTSDLVELTNYLITKLNRKLGKKVTGLTKESLNALRSYNWPGNIRELENVMERIMVSLEAQELTYKDLVPHLGICLPVQDSNRGEIMALDHLEKQMIERTLKICGHTVAGKKQAAFLLNISLATLYNKIKKYHILTSNN; from the coding sequence TTGCTGCCTTTGATCATGATTTCAGCCATATTGGATTCCGTTCAGGAAGCCATTGAGGTGACAGACCCGCAAGGCAATATCATTTATGTAAATCCCGCCTTTTGCCGGATTACCGGCATTCCCTTTGAAGTTAGAACCAAGGAAAATATTTATAATATTTCCCCTGACGGCGCCTTGGCTCTGGCCTTGCGCACGGGCAAGCCGGTCAGCGGCTACCGCACCAAGGTCGGTGGCAGCAATGCAGAGGTTATTTCCAACGCGGTGCCCATCATTGTCAACCAGGAAACCCTGGGGGCGGTGGTAATCTTTCAGCATATTACCGATATTATTAAATTAACCGATGAGTTAAAACGAAGCACCAGTATTATCCGGGATCTTTCCACCAAGTTTGGTCAGGTTACCGAAAGCAAATACACTTTTAACCATGTTATTGGCAGCAGTCCGGCCCTGAAAGATTGCATTAAAATAGCAACCATGGCGGCTAAAAGCTGCAGCACGGTTTTGCTGTTAGGGGAAAGCGGCACCGGTAAAGAGCTGTTTGCCCATGCCATTCATCACGCCAGCCCCCGGAGGGAAAAGCCCTTTATCGCCATAAATTGTGCGGCCATACCCGATGCTTTGTTGGAAAGCGAATTGTTTGGTTACGTTCGCGGCGCCTTTACCGGAGCCATGAAGGATAAAATTGGTAAATTTGAACTGGCCCACTCAGGAACACTCTTTCTGGATGAGATTGGCGATATGAACCTTTTGCTGCAGGCCAAGCTGCTTCGGGTGCTGCAGGAGCGGGAATTTGAAAGGGTCGGCGACACCAGGACCAACCCCATTGATGTAAGGATTATTGCCGCTACTAACAGAAATTTAAAACATCTGGTCAGGGAGGGGAAATTTAGAGAGGATCTGTACTACCGGTTAAATGTGGTGGAAATTGTCTTGCCCCCCCTCCGGGAAAGAACCAGCGACCTGGTGGAATTGACCAATTACCTGATTACCAAATTAAATCGCAAGCTGGGCAAAAAAGTAACCGGGTTAACTAAAGAAAGTCTAAATGCCTTGCGTTCCTATAACTGGCCCGGCAACATCAGGGAGTTGGAGAATGTCATGGAAAGAATCATGGTGTCATTGGAAGCACAGGAACTAACCTATAAGGATCTGGTTCCGCATCTGGGAATCTGCCTGCCCGTTCAGGATTCCAACCGGGGAGAGATTATGGCGCTGGATCACCTGGAAAAACAAATGATTGAAAGGACGCTTAAAATATGTGGGCATACCGTTGCGGGGAAAAAGCAAGCAGCCTTTCTTTTAAACATATCCTTGGCTACCTTGTATAATAAAATTAAAAAATACCATATTCTTACTTCTAACAATTAG
- a CDS encoding fumarate hydratase produces the protein MHCIIQNNNFTRIAGGLFTIREIACHHITAEIARLCKEANYQLEEDVLNSFKKACQEEVSQGGKEILTLLIDNAVIASSESIPMCQDTGFAVLFIELGQDVHIVGGEFEQALQEGVRQGYREGYLRKSIVGHPLERINTGDNTPAVIHTKIVPGDQLKITVAPKGGGSENMSALRMLKPAEGVEGVKKFVLETIRNAGPNPCPPLIVGVGIGGTMEKCALLAKEALLRPVGQSHSLPDIAELEKELLDRINRLGIGPSGLGGRTTALAVHIEIFGAHIASLPVAVNINCHAARHKSTVI, from the coding sequence TTGCATTGTATTATCCAGAACAATAATTTCACAAGAATTGCAGGGGGGTTATTCACCATTAGGGAAATTGCATGCCATCACATTACGGCTGAAATTGCCAGATTATGTAAAGAGGCCAATTATCAATTAGAAGAAGATGTCCTGAATTCCTTTAAAAAAGCCTGCCAGGAGGAAGTCTCCCAGGGAGGGAAGGAAATTTTAACTTTGTTAATTGATAATGCGGTCATTGCCTCCAGTGAATCCATTCCCATGTGTCAGGATACGGGCTTTGCCGTACTCTTTATTGAACTGGGACAGGATGTCCACATTGTGGGCGGAGAATTTGAACAAGCTCTTCAGGAAGGAGTCCGGCAGGGGTACCGGGAGGGTTATCTTCGCAAATCCATTGTGGGTCACCCGCTGGAAAGGATCAATACTGGGGATAATACTCCCGCCGTCATTCACACGAAAATTGTACCGGGGGATCAATTAAAAATTACCGTGGCACCCAAGGGGGGCGGTAGTGAAAACATGAGCGCCCTAAGGATGCTTAAACCGGCGGAAGGGGTAGAAGGGGTAAAAAAGTTTGTGCTTGAAACCATCCGCAACGCCGGCCCCAATCCTTGCCCACCGCTGATTGTGGGCGTGGGCATCGGCGGCACCATGGAAAAATGCGCTTTGCTGGCCAAGGAAGCCCTTTTGAGGCCTGTGGGGCAGTCCCATTCCCTGCCGGATATTGCGGAGCTGGAAAAAGAACTTTTAGATCGGATTAACCGCCTTGGTATCGGGCCCTCGGGCCTGGGAGGCAGAACCACCGCCCTGGCGGTTCATATTGAAATCTTTGGAGCCCATATTGCCAGTCTACCGGTGGCTGTAAATATCAATTGTCATGCAGCAAGGCACAAATCCACGGTCATATAA
- a CDS encoding Fe-S-containing hydro-lyase, translating to MTRIRLNTPLTEEVLRNLRIGQQVSIQGVIYTGRDAAHKKLVELMDQGRELPLDLTGQIIYYVGPSPAPPGRIIGSAGPTTAGRMDAYAPRLIERGLKGMIGKGARSQAVIEAMKKHGAVYFAAVGGAAALISKCIREAEIVAYPELGPEAIYRLVVKDFPAIVVNDAFGGDLYQEGRKLYSRE from the coding sequence TTGACCCGCATTCGACTCAACACCCCCCTCACGGAGGAGGTTCTACGGAACTTAAGAATTGGCCAGCAGGTTTCTATCCAGGGCGTAATCTATACCGGCCGGGACGCGGCTCATAAAAAATTGGTGGAATTGATGGATCAAGGCCGGGAGCTCCCCTTGGACCTAACCGGTCAGATCATCTATTACGTCGGCCCTTCACCGGCCCCCCCGGGGAGGATCATCGGTTCTGCCGGCCCAACCACAGCCGGCCGCATGGACGCCTATGCGCCGCGGCTGATTGAACGGGGATTGAAAGGGATGATTGGCAAAGGGGCTCGTTCCCAGGCTGTCATTGAAGCCATGAAAAAACACGGAGCGGTTTATTTTGCAGCCGTCGGCGGTGCCGCAGCCTTGATCTCCAAGTGCATTCGGGAAGCGGAAATCGTTGCCTACCCGGAACTGGGTCCGGAAGCCATTTACAGACTGGTGGTTAAGGATTTCCCGGCCATTGTGGTCAACGATGCCTTTGGCGGAGACCTCTATCAAGAGGGAAGAAAATTATATTCAAGAGAGTAG
- a CDS encoding phosphoenolpyruvate carboxykinase (ATP) yields the protein MVMEKLKRFVNTAHMIDNPSLEELRKLASHRERTTKYGSASYISQMRNRSAKATFVVHSRGFTPGVDQQGMAPEKALALADQVHQFLKDKAMIRVDRQLCLHPSCRYHCRLYITKDYASIPFQWVNMTFEVKDKNAEPDFVSIYVPEWPERIIFCHPEEKITYILGPDYFGECKKSFLRKAMYAIKEKGGLGFHAGSKVLRVKTASGEFKEVGFILFGLSGTGKTTLTMHNHHLEEPEKVMIRQDDVVLMNEQGYCYGTENGFYIKTEGLDESQQVLYHAAISPHAIFENVKVLEDGTIDFNNVELTSNGRGVILRREVIGTDDKIDLERANKIIFITRRNDILPPVAKLSAEQAAAYFMLGESIETSAGDPSKAGQSKREVGTNPFIMGPEAEEGNRLLKILKANPDMQCYILNTGAVGAQPGRQGKKITIGISTEIMKEIARDTIQWAKDPDWGYLIPVEIPGVDIQAFLPKTYYDEQTYNRLVSQLREERRSWLNKYQGLQEEIILAIEPQHQE from the coding sequence ATGGTCATGGAAAAATTAAAGCGGTTTGTAAATACAGCCCACATGATTGACAATCCTTCCTTAGAAGAGCTAAGAAAACTGGCTTCCCACCGGGAGAGAACAACCAAATACGGCAGTGCCAGTTATATCTCACAAATGCGCAACCGCAGCGCCAAGGCGACTTTTGTTGTTCATAGCCGGGGTTTTACTCCGGGTGTTGATCAGCAGGGAATGGCCCCGGAAAAGGCCCTGGCCCTGGCGGATCAAGTTCACCAGTTTTTAAAGGATAAAGCCATGATCCGGGTGGATCGGCAGTTATGCCTGCATCCTTCCTGCCGTTATCACTGCCGTCTTTACATTACCAAGGATTATGCCAGCATCCCCTTCCAATGGGTGAATATGACCTTTGAGGTTAAAGATAAAAATGCCGAACCGGATTTTGTCAGTATCTATGTTCCGGAATGGCCGGAACGTATCATTTTCTGTCATCCAGAGGAAAAGATTACCTATATTTTAGGGCCCGATTATTTCGGTGAATGTAAAAAATCCTTTCTCAGAAAAGCCATGTACGCCATAAAAGAAAAGGGAGGGCTGGGCTTTCACGCAGGAAGTAAAGTTCTGCGCGTGAAGACGGCCTCCGGGGAGTTTAAAGAGGTCGGCTTCATCTTGTTTGGTTTATCCGGTACGGGCAAAACTACCCTCACCATGCATAACCATCATCTTGAGGAACCGGAAAAGGTGATGATCCGCCAGGATGATGTAGTGCTGATGAACGAACAGGGGTATTGCTACGGAACGGAAAACGGTTTTTATATTAAAACAGAGGGTTTGGATGAGTCCCAGCAGGTGCTGTATCATGCCGCCATCTCCCCCCATGCCATTTTTGAAAATGTGAAAGTGCTGGAAGACGGAACCATTGATTTTAATAATGTGGAATTGACCTCAAACGGTCGCGGGGTTATCTTAAGACGTGAGGTTATCGGTACGGACGACAAGATCGACCTGGAAAGAGCCAATAAAATTATTTTTATCACCCGGCGCAATGATATTTTACCTCCGGTGGCAAAGCTCAGCGCAGAACAGGCGGCGGCTTATTTTATGCTGGGCGAATCGATTGAAACCTCTGCGGGAGATCCCAGCAAAGCCGGGCAGTCCAAACGGGAGGTTGGCACCAACCCCTTTATTATGGGGCCGGAGGCAGAGGAAGGAAACCGCCTGCTGAAAATTTTAAAGGCCAATCCCGATATGCAATGCTATATTTTAAATACCGGAGCGGTGGGAGCCCAGCCGGGCCGGCAGGGCAAAAAAATTACCATCGGCATCTCCACCGAGATTATGAAGGAAATCGCCAGGGATACTATCCAATGGGCCAAGGACCCCGACTGGGGCTATTTAATACCGGTGGAGATTCCGGGCGTGGATATCCAAGCTTTTTTACCGAAAACCTATTATGATGAACAAACTTACAACCGGTTAGTCAGCCAATTGCGTGAAGAGCGGAGAAGCTGGCTGAATAAATATCAAGGCTTGCAGGAAGAAATTATCCTGGCCATTGAGCCGCAGCACCAGGAATAA
- a CDS encoding succinate dehydrogenase cytochrome b558 subunit, whose amino-acid sequence MSQANVISDQAGLSDYHFFVRKLHSALGLFPIGIFLLEHLITNSLAALSPALYDKAIGHLMNLPYLGLIEILIIALPLTIHAIYGLYIVYVAKNNIGRYAYVRNWMFYLQRISALITFAFVLVHVWQLRVAHALYGLEISYVTVQQLLAQPFWLTFYIISLLAATFHFSNGLWNFSVSWGIVIGEQSQQFLWKLCMLFFIITSILGLSSIWAFIQ is encoded by the coding sequence ATGTCGCAAGCAAACGTTATTTCAGATCAGGCCGGCCTGTCCGATTATCATTTCTTTGTTAGAAAACTTCACTCAGCCCTGGGGTTATTTCCCATTGGTATTTTTCTGCTGGAGCATCTTATTACCAATTCTTTGGCTGCCTTGAGCCCCGCCCTTTACGATAAGGCCATTGGGCATCTGATGAATCTACCCTATCTGGGTCTCATTGAGATTTTGATTATTGCGCTGCCCCTCACCATCCACGCCATCTATGGTCTCTATATTGTGTATGTGGCTAAAAATAATATCGGGCGCTATGCCTACGTGAGAAACTGGATGTTTTATCTTCAGAGAATATCCGCCTTGATCACCTTTGCTTTTGTGCTGGTTCACGTCTGGCAGTTACGGGTTGCCCATGCTCTTTATGGCCTGGAGATCAGCTATGTTACCGTACAGCAGTTGCTTGCCCAACCTTTCTGGCTGACTTTTTACATTATCAGCCTATTGGCCGCAACCTTTCATTTTAGCAACGGACTGTGGAACTTTTCAGTCTCTTGGGGCATTGTCATCGGCGAACAGTCCCAACAATTTCTCTGGAAATTATGCATGCTGTTCTTTATTATTACATCGATTCTGGGCTTATCGTCAATCTGGGCCTTTATCCAGTAA
- the sdhA gene encoding succinate dehydrogenase flavoprotein subunit has protein sequence MENHLIIVGGGLAGLMSAIKAAEMGVKVKLFSLVPVKRSHSVCAQGGINGAVNTKGEGDSPLIHFDDTVYGGDFLANQRQVKEMCETAPAIINLMDRMGVMFNRTPEGLLDFRRFGGSKHHRTAFAGATTGQQLLYALDEQVRRWEAAGMVEKYEGWDFLSAILDDQQVCRGIVAQDMKSMEIRSFPGDAVILATGGCGMIFGKSTNSTINTGAAAGAVYQQGVYYANGEMIQIHPTAIPGDDKLRLMSESARGEGGRVWTLKDGKPWYFLEEWYPAYGNLVPRDIATRAIYKVCYELKLGIDGKNMVYLDVSHIDRNILDKKLAGILEIYERFVGDDPHKVPMRIFPAVHYSMGGLWVDYDQMTNIPGLFACGECEYQYHGANRLGANSLLSAIYGGMVTGPNAVKYIRSLSKQAKDMAGSLFEQEQKRQQSWMDQIYRMEGHENVYRLHEELGNWMTENVTVVRYNQKLQETDHKLQELIQRWSRIKLTDKGKWANQEAYFTRHLWHMLQLARVITLGALARNESRGAHYKPDFPHRDDANWLKTTKAGFTGDGPILSYEEVDTSFIKPRPRRYDVDKEAAEK, from the coding sequence ATGGAAAATCATTTGATCATTGTGGGCGGGGGCCTGGCCGGCCTGATGTCCGCCATTAAGGCTGCCGAAATGGGCGTTAAAGTGAAACTCTTTTCCCTGGTTCCTGTAAAACGTTCCCACTCGGTCTGTGCCCAAGGAGGCATCAATGGCGCTGTCAACACCAAAGGAGAAGGGGATTCCCCGCTCATTCATTTTGATGACACCGTTTACGGGGGAGATTTTTTAGCCAATCAGCGTCAAGTGAAAGAAATGTGTGAGACCGCGCCGGCTATCATTAACCTGATGGACCGCATGGGCGTGATGTTTAACCGCACACCCGAAGGGCTGTTGGATTTCCGGCGCTTTGGAGGCAGCAAGCATCACCGGACTGCCTTTGCCGGCGCTACCACCGGCCAGCAGTTGCTCTATGCTTTGGATGAACAGGTGCGGCGCTGGGAAGCGGCGGGTATGGTTGAAAAATACGAAGGCTGGGATTTTCTTTCCGCTATCCTGGATGATCAGCAGGTTTGCCGGGGTATTGTGGCTCAGGATATGAAATCCATGGAGATTCGTTCATTCCCCGGTGACGCCGTGATTCTGGCCACCGGCGGCTGCGGCATGATCTTTGGCAAAAGCACCAACTCCACCATCAATACCGGGGCGGCGGCCGGCGCCGTTTATCAGCAGGGGGTATACTATGCCAACGGGGAAATGATTCAGATCCACCCCACAGCCATTCCCGGGGATGATAAGCTCCGGTTGATGAGTGAATCCGCCAGGGGCGAGGGTGGACGGGTTTGGACCTTAAAGGACGGCAAGCCCTGGTACTTCCTGGAGGAATGGTATCCTGCCTACGGCAATCTGGTACCCAGGGACATTGCCACCCGGGCCATCTATAAGGTATGTTATGAGTTAAAGCTGGGCATTGATGGTAAAAACATGGTCTATTTGGACGTATCCCATATCGACCGCAATATATTGGATAAAAAACTGGCGGGAATCTTGGAAATTTATGAACGCTTTGTAGGGGATGATCCCCACAAAGTACCCATGCGCATTTTCCCTGCGGTTCACTACTCCATGGGCGGTCTCTGGGTGGATTATGACCAGATGACCAATATTCCCGGCTTATTCGCCTGCGGCGAATGTGAGTATCAATATCACGGAGCCAACCGGCTGGGCGCCAATTCGCTGCTGTCAGCCATTTACGGCGGTATGGTTACAGGCCCCAATGCGGTAAAATACATCCGTTCCCTAAGTAAGCAGGCCAAGGATATGGCCGGCTCCCTGTTTGAACAGGAACAAAAAAGGCAGCAATCCTGGATGGATCAAATCTATCGTATGGAGGGCCATGAAAACGTATACCGGCTTCATGAGGAGCTGGGCAACTGGATGACCGAGAATGTAACGGTGGTCCGGTATAACCAGAAACTTCAGGAAACCGACCACAAACTGCAGGAATTGATCCAGCGCTGGAGCCGGATCAAATTGACGGACAAAGGGAAGTGGGCCAATCAGGAAGCGTACTTTACCCGTCATCTCTGGCATATGCTCCAGTTGGCCAGGGTCATTACCTTAGGCGCCCTGGCCCGGAATGAAAGCAGGGGGGCTCACTATAAGCCCGACTTCCCCCACCGGGACGACGCCAATTGGCTGAAAACCACCAAGGCCGGCTTTACAGGGGATGGCCCGATCCTAAGCTACGAGGAAGTGGACACCTCTTTCATCAAACCGCGTCCGCGGCGTTATGACGTGGATAAGGAGGCGGCGGAAAAATGA
- the sdhB gene encoding succinate dehydrogenase iron-sulfur subunit codes for MSLKTVSIKIKRQSGPDQPVRWEDFSIPYKEKMNVISLLMEIQKHPVNAKGEETTPVVWECNCLEEVCGACTMIINGKARQACSALVDQLEQPITLEPLSKFPLVRDLMVDRSVMFENLKKVKAWIPIDGTYDLGAGPRMAQKVQEASYPISRCMTCGCCMEGCPNVNRKSKFIGPAALAQVSLFNAHPTGKMNREERLDAIMGVGGITDCGNAQNCVKVCPKQVPLIRTIARLNRDTTIHGIKRWLER; via the coding sequence ATGAGTTTAAAGACTGTATCTATAAAAATTAAACGTCAGTCCGGTCCAGATCAGCCCGTTCGCTGGGAGGACTTCAGCATTCCCTATAAAGAAAAAATGAATGTCATTTCACTGCTGATGGAAATTCAGAAACATCCGGTGAATGCCAAGGGAGAGGAAACCACCCCGGTGGTGTGGGAATGTAATTGCCTGGAGGAGGTTTGCGGAGCCTGCACCATGATCATTAACGGTAAAGCGCGTCAGGCCTGCTCGGCGCTGGTGGACCAGTTGGAGCAGCCCATCACCCTGGAACCCTTGAGCAAGTTCCCTCTGGTCAGGGACTTAATGGTTGACCGCAGTGTTATGTTTGAAAACCTTAAAAAGGTGAAAGCCTGGATTCCCATCGACGGAACCTATGACCTGGGGGCGGGACCCCGCATGGCGCAGAAAGTCCAGGAAGCTTCTTACCCCATCTCCCGGTGTATGACCTGCGGCTGCTGTATGGAAGGGTGTCCCAATGTGAACCGGAAATCCAAGTTCATTGGCCCTGCCGCCCTGGCCCAGGTGAGTTTGTTTAACGCTCATCCCACCGGTAAGATGAACCGGGAGGAAAGACTGGATGCCATTATGGGTGTGGGAGGCATCACTGATTGCGGCAACGCCCAGAACTGTGTTAAAGTCTGCCCCAAGCAGGTGCCGCTAATCCGAACCATTGCCAGATTAAACAGAGATACCACCATCCATGGGATTAAAAGATGGTTGGAACGGTAA
- the mdh gene encoding malate dehydrogenase yields the protein MKRNKITVVGAGNVGATCAHWAAAKELGDIVLIDVAEGIPQGKALDLMEAAPVEGFDSIVTGTNDFADTADSDLVVITAGIARKPGMSRDDLLSTNAGIVKSVTEQIVKYSPNCFILVVTNPVDVSAYIAYKASGFAPNRVFGLSGVLDSARFRTFIARELNISFEDVTTFVLGGHGDDMVPLVKYTYAGGIPVEKLIPADRLEAMVERTRKGGAEIVNYLKTGSAYYAPSASVMQMAECILKDKKRILPVSAYLQGEYGEKDVFAGVPAIIGGSGVEKILEVDLNEAEDAALKQSIHSVRTNLAKLSL from the coding sequence ATGAAAAGAAATAAAATTACCGTTGTAGGGGCAGGCAATGTTGGAGCAACCTGCGCCCATTGGGCCGCAGCCAAGGAACTGGGAGATATTGTTTTAATCGATGTGGCTGAAGGAATTCCCCAGGGCAAGGCCCTGGATTTAATGGAAGCCGCCCCGGTGGAAGGCTTTGACAGTATTGTAACCGGTACCAATGACTTCGCGGATACCGCTGACTCCGATCTGGTGGTTATTACTGCGGGAATTGCCCGTAAACCGGGCATGAGCCGGGATGACCTGCTCAGCACCAATGCCGGCATTGTAAAAAGCGTTACCGAACAAATTGTCAAATACTCTCCCAACTGCTTTATCCTGGTGGTAACCAACCCGGTGGACGTTAGTGCTTATATTGCCTATAAAGCCAGTGGTTTTGCGCCCAACCGGGTCTTTGGCTTGTCCGGGGTATTGGATTCCGCCCGTTTCCGTACCTTTATTGCCAGGGAACTGAACATTTCCTTTGAAGATGTAACCACTTTTGTTTTAGGGGGACATGGTGACGACATGGTGCCCCTGGTTAAATATACTTATGCAGGCGGGATCCCGGTGGAGAAATTAATTCCTGCGGACCGTCTGGAAGCCATGGTGGAACGCACCCGGAAGGGCGGGGCGGAGATTGTGAACTATCTGAAAACCGGCAGCGCCTATTATGCCCCCAGCGCTTCCGTTATGCAAATGGCGGAATGCATTTTAAAAGATAAAAAACGGATTTTGCCGGTATCGGCCTATTTACAGGGTGAATATGGTGAAAAAGATGTATTCGCCGGGGTTCCGGCCATTATCGGCGGCAGCGGAGTGGAAAAAATACTGGAAGTGGATTTGAATGAAGCGGAAGACGCCGCTCTCAAGCAGTCAATCCATTCCGTAAGGACAAATTTAGCCAAACTCAGTTTATAA